In the Solibacillus sp. FSL K6-1523 genome, one interval contains:
- the hmpA gene encoding NO-inducible flavohemoprotein → MLTKQTIETIKATVPVLEVHGVAITKTFYSNLFNDNPQLLNIFNHTNQKKDRQQTALANTVYAAAVHIENLEAIVPAVVQIAHKHVSLGILPEHYPIVGKYLLEAIKEVLGDAATDEIIDAWGQAYGVIADVFISVEEDLYKATENVGGWRLFKGFTIAKKEVESDAVTSFYLQPADGEKLPAFTAGQYISIRVQVPGEEYLMNRQYTITEGTDEYFRISVKREDDNDPNGVVSNFLHASEVGTALEVSAPAGVFTLVDNDNPVLFISGGVGVTPLQSMLKTMEGRKASFIQCARNEKVAAFKETIEEKITQLDGTYKALYSDTEGFVTKAMIEPLLTTDSEVYVCGPAPFMEAVIEQLVELGVASEKIHYEFFGPAMALQIPTKA, encoded by the coding sequence ATGTTAACAAAACAAACAATTGAAACGATTAAAGCTACTGTACCGGTATTGGAAGTACATGGAGTAGCCATTACTAAAACTTTTTACTCGAACTTATTTAATGATAATCCTCAATTATTAAACATTTTTAATCACACGAACCAAAAGAAAGATCGTCAACAAACTGCATTAGCAAATACTGTTTATGCAGCAGCTGTACACATTGAAAACTTAGAAGCAATCGTACCTGCTGTTGTGCAAATCGCGCATAAGCATGTTAGTTTAGGTATTTTACCGGAGCATTATCCGATTGTTGGAAAATATTTATTAGAAGCAATTAAAGAAGTTTTAGGCGACGCTGCGACAGATGAAATTATTGATGCATGGGGTCAAGCTTACGGCGTGATTGCGGATGTATTCATTTCTGTCGAAGAAGATTTATACAAAGCAACTGAAAATGTAGGCGGCTGGCGTTTATTTAAAGGATTTACAATCGCTAAAAAAGAAGTAGAAAGCGATGCGGTTACATCATTCTATTTACAGCCTGCAGATGGTGAGAAACTTCCTGCGTTCACAGCTGGTCAATACATTAGTATTCGCGTACAAGTACCAGGCGAAGAATATTTAATGAATCGCCAATACACAATTACAGAAGGTACAGATGAATATTTCCGTATTTCTGTAAAACGTGAAGATGATAATGATCCAAACGGTGTTGTTTCAAACTTCTTGCATGCATCTGAAGTTGGTACAGCGCTTGAAGTAAGTGCTCCAGCTGGTGTATTCACATTAGTAGATAATGACAATCCTGTATTATTCATTAGTGGTGGTGTAGGTGTTACACCATTACAAAGTATGTTAAAAACAATGGAAGGTCGCAAAGCTTCGTTCATTCAATGTGCACGTAACGAAAAAGTAGCGGCATTTAAAGAAACAATCGAAGAAAAAATCACACAATTAGATGGTACGTATAAAGCGCTTTATAGCGATACAGAAGGCTTTGTTACAAAAGCAATGATTGAACCACTTCTGACAACAGATTCAGAAGTATATGTGTGTGGTCCTGCGCCATTCATGGAAGCTGTTATCGAGCAATTAGTAGAGCTGGGTGTTGCTTCTGAAAAAATCCATTACGAATTTTTCGGACCAGCAATGGCATTACAAATTCCGACAAAAGCTTAA